The sequence below is a genomic window from Pseudobacteriovorax antillogorgiicola.
GGAAAACGGCCCAAACGATTATTGCCTCGGTTGTGTCCAAACCCTGGATTGTCGAACATAAAACGAAGACACGTCAAAAGCCAGTAGTGATCGTTGATATGGTTGAAAACCGAACTGACGAGCATATCGATACTAAAGCGCTGACCGAGTTCATCCGAGATGAACTCATCAACTCAGGCAAAGTACGTTTCTTGAACAACCAGCGTCGCGACGCTATCTTAAAGGAAATCAAGTACCAGAACTCTGGGATGGTGGCGAAGGATAGTCAGAAAAAAGCTGGTCGCCAAATCGGAGCAGACTTCTTGCTCGGTGGAGCAATTTCTAGCCAGGTTGCGTCTCAAGGGGGGCTTAAGACAGTTACCTACCAAACCGCCTTGACACTTACCAACTTGGAAACGAGTGAAATTGTTTGGAGTGGTAAGGAACTCATCAAGAAGCGCTTCAAACGCGCTGGAGCTGGCTGGTGAGGTAATTGAGCATGACACACCTAAAAGGCATCCTTCGGGGTGCTTTTTTCTTGGTACTGATGCTGGCGATCACCCAATGTTCGTCATACACCGATGATACCAAGGAAATTCGGCAAGATTTTCGTACGGGGCGCTACCAGAAGGCGCTAGAGGGTCTGGAAAAGTCTTCCGTGAAGAATAGTTCCAGAAACCGGCTGCTATACCTTTTGGAGAAGGCAAGCATCCTTGAAAAGCTGGGTGAGCATAGGGAGTCTCGCGCCCTCTTGATTGAAGC
It includes:
- the lpoB gene encoding penicillin-binding protein activator LpoB, which produces MKISRKVLGGLAAGVTLSLLQVSCAPSFEGAYSDPAKAEIVDDKWNETDARKTAQTIIASVVSKPWIVEHKTKTRQKPVVIVDMVENRTDEHIDTKALTEFIRDELINSGKVRFLNNQRRDAILKEIKYQNSGMVAKDSQKKAGRQIGADFLLGGAISSQVASQGGLKTVTYQTALTLTNLETSEIVWSGKELIKKRFKRAGAGW